One window of the Microvirga mediterraneensis genome contains the following:
- the leuB gene encoding 3-isopropylmalate dehydrogenase has protein sequence MATHKLLLLPGDGIGPEVMREVEKIVGWFRKRGVGFETETDLVGGAAYDAHGAAISEAAMDRAQQADAVLFGAVGGAKWDSVPYAVRPEAGLLRLRKDLGLFANLRPAICYPALADASSLKREVVEGLDIMIVRELTGGVYFGEPKEIVTLEDGSQRAVDTQIYHTHEVERIARVAFDLAKKRRNKVSSAEKFNVMKTGVFWRQVVTRIHKGEFSDVELEHVLADNCAMQLVRWPKQFDVIVTDNLFGDILSDIAAMLTGSLGMLPSASLGAEDPVTGQRKALYEPVHGSAPDIAGKGLANPIAMIGSFGMALRYSFGLLDEADRLDKAIANVLASGTRTKDIAAPGTNAVGTQDVGDAIVKELEALS, from the coding sequence ATGGCAACGCACAAGCTTCTCCTTCTCCCCGGCGACGGCATCGGTCCGGAGGTCATGCGAGAGGTCGAGAAGATCGTGGGCTGGTTCCGCAAGCGCGGCGTCGGCTTCGAGACCGAGACGGATCTCGTCGGCGGCGCGGCCTATGACGCGCACGGCGCAGCGATCTCCGAAGCCGCCATGGATCGCGCTCAACAGGCCGATGCGGTGCTCTTCGGCGCCGTCGGTGGCGCGAAATGGGACAGCGTGCCTTATGCGGTGCGGCCCGAAGCCGGCCTGCTGCGCCTGCGCAAGGATCTCGGCCTCTTCGCCAACCTGCGTCCGGCGATCTGCTACCCGGCCCTGGCCGATGCCTCCTCGCTCAAGCGCGAGGTGGTGGAAGGCCTCGACATCATGATCGTGCGCGAGCTCACGGGCGGCGTCTATTTCGGCGAGCCGAAGGAGATCGTGACCCTGGAGGACGGATCCCAGCGCGCCGTCGACACGCAGATCTACCACACGCACGAGGTTGAGCGCATCGCGCGCGTCGCCTTCGATCTCGCCAAGAAGCGCCGCAACAAGGTCTCCTCGGCCGAGAAGTTCAACGTGATGAAGACCGGCGTGTTCTGGCGCCAGGTCGTCACCCGCATCCACAAGGGCGAGTTCTCGGACGTCGAGCTCGAGCACGTGCTCGCCGACAACTGCGCCATGCAGCTCGTGCGCTGGCCGAAGCAGTTCGACGTGATCGTCACCGACAACCTCTTCGGCGACATCCTGTCGGACATCGCCGCGATGCTCACCGGCTCGCTCGGCATGCTGCCTTCCGCTTCGCTCGGCGCCGAGGATCCGGTCACCGGCCAGCGCAAGGCGCTCTACGAGCCCGTGCACGGCTCCGCGCCGGACATCGCCGGCAAGGGACTGGCCAACCCCATCGCGATGATCGGCTCCTTCGGCATGGCCCTGCGCTATTCCTTCGGCCTGCTCGACGAGGCGGATCGCCTGGACAAGGCGATCGCCAACGTGCTCGCCTCCGGCACTCGCACGAAGGACATCGCGGCTCCCGGCACGAACGCGGTCGGCACCCAGGACGTGGGCGACGCCATCGTCAAGGAACTCGAGGCTCTCTCGTAA
- a CDS encoding LON peptidase substrate-binding domain-containing protein — protein sequence MGMNAVYRGPEDCPSVIPVFPLPGALLLPRGQMPLNIFEPRYLAMVDEALKTDRVIGMVQPDADNDPQASVPKLYRVGCAGRITQLAETGDGRYLITLIGIARFRIEEELPLMNLFRRCRVTFEPFASDFTARSGENDVDRAGVVKALRDFVNAVHVKVDWRGIEEAPNEALVNALCMMSPFGVREKQALLEAPDLKSRAEVLIALTEIELARGGAGTDSTLQ from the coding sequence ATGGGAATGAACGCGGTATACCGAGGGCCGGAGGATTGCCCGTCGGTCATTCCCGTCTTTCCGCTTCCCGGCGCCCTTCTCCTGCCGCGCGGGCAGATGCCGCTCAACATCTTCGAGCCGCGTTACCTCGCGATGGTCGACGAGGCGCTGAAGACCGACCGCGTCATCGGCATGGTGCAGCCCGATGCGGACAACGACCCGCAGGCGAGCGTGCCGAAACTCTACCGTGTCGGCTGCGCCGGCCGCATCACGCAGCTCGCCGAGACCGGCGACGGACGGTATCTCATCACGCTCATCGGCATCGCGCGTTTCCGCATCGAGGAGGAGCTGCCGCTGATGAACCTGTTCCGCCGGTGCCGGGTGACGTTCGAGCCTTTCGCCAGCGATTTCACCGCCCGCTCCGGCGAGAACGACGTGGACCGGGCGGGTGTGGTCAAGGCCCTGCGCGACTTCGTCAACGCGGTGCATGTGAAGGTCGACTGGCGCGGCATCGAGGAAGCTCCCAACGAGGCCCTCGTGAACGCCCTGTGCATGATGAGCCCGTTCGGCGTGCGTGAGAAACAGGCGCTGCTCGAAGCCCCCGACCTGAAGAGCCGGGCGGAGGTGCTCATCGCCCTGACCGAGATCGAGCTCGCCCGCGGCGGCGCCGGCACCGACTCGACCCTGCAATAG
- a CDS encoding Trm112 family protein, which produces MVPDSSQPETSQPVEATRIDPKLLELLVCPLTKETLEYDAARQELISRRARLAYPIRDGIPIMLPEEARQLAD; this is translated from the coding sequence ATGGTTCCGGATTCCTCTCAGCCCGAAACGTCCCAACCCGTGGAGGCGACGCGGATCGATCCCAAGCTCCTGGAGCTTCTCGTCTGCCCGCTCACCAAGGAAACCCTCGAATACGACGCCGCCCGCCAGGAGCTGATCAGCCGCCGCGCCAGGCTCGCCTACCCGATCCGCGACGGCATCCCGATCATGCTGCCGGAAGAGGCGCGGCAATTGGCGGACTGA
- the trxA gene encoding thioredoxin, whose translation MLSDTPVPSSDDLVKDTTTANFRQDVLAESMQQPVLVDFWAPWCGPCKQLTPILEKAVRAAGGKVKLVKMNIDEHPQIAGQLGVQSIPAVFAFQRGQPVDGFMGALPESQIKSFIERLVGPLGPGAAEEILGEADRLAAEGDIGGAAELYSAVLAQDPENVAALAALVKLHVEVSDLEGAKRFLAMAPAAKANDPALAGARAAIELAEQAGSLGDLADLQRKVEADPMDHQARFDLAVGLNALGRREEAANHLLEIVRRDRNWNDDGARKQLVQFFEAWGPMDAMTLAGRRRLSSLLFS comes from the coding sequence ATGTTGTCCGATACCCCTGTTCCCTCCTCCGACGACCTCGTGAAGGACACCACCACGGCGAATTTCCGCCAGGATGTGCTGGCCGAGTCCATGCAGCAGCCGGTGCTGGTCGATTTCTGGGCCCCCTGGTGCGGCCCCTGCAAGCAGCTCACCCCCATCCTCGAAAAGGCCGTGCGGGCAGCAGGCGGCAAGGTGAAGCTCGTCAAGATGAATATCGACGAGCATCCGCAGATCGCCGGCCAGCTCGGAGTGCAGTCGATCCCGGCCGTCTTCGCCTTCCAGCGCGGCCAGCCGGTGGACGGCTTCATGGGCGCTCTGCCCGAGAGCCAGATCAAGAGCTTCATCGAGCGTCTCGTCGGACCGCTCGGGCCCGGCGCGGCCGAGGAGATCCTGGGCGAGGCCGACCGTTTGGCGGCCGAGGGCGATATCGGCGGGGCGGCCGAGCTCTATTCCGCCGTGCTGGCCCAGGACCCGGAAAACGTCGCGGCGCTTGCCGCTCTCGTGAAGCTGCATGTGGAGGTGAGCGACCTGGAAGGCGCCAAGCGCTTTCTCGCGATGGCGCCGGCGGCGAAAGCCAACGATCCGGCCCTGGCCGGCGCGCGGGCGGCCATCGAGCTCGCCGAGCAGGCAGGCTCCCTCGGCGACCTCGCGGATCTCCAGCGCAAGGTCGAGGCCGACCCGATGGACCATCAGGCCCGCTTCGATCTGGCCGTGGGCCTGAACGCCCTCGGGCGGCGCGAAGAAGCTGCCAACCACCTCCTTGAAATCGTCCGCCGCGACCGCAATTGGAACGATGACGGCGCACGCAAGCAGCTCGTCCAGTTCTTCGAGGCCTGGGGCCCGATGGACGCGATGACGCTGGCAGGGCGGCGGAGGCTCTCCTCGCTCCTGTTCTCTTGA
- a CDS encoding sulfite oxidase, with protein sequence MQDKPEVGFALSAKKGLSLLGETPLVAETPEELLDDETTPVARFFVRNNGLLPRPADDPEAWTFTVDGEVEHPLRLTLAELKSLFPHKTFRMVLECGGNGRSFFEPKAEGNAWTNGGAGCAEWTGVSLGDVLRAAGLKDTALFTGHFGADPDKNGSREQQAMSRGMPIAKALEEHTLLVWAMNGEPLPFIHGGPLRLVVPGWPGSLSQKWLTRIWIRDREHDGPGMTGLSYRLPVHPLAPGADGRGVETRILESMPVRSIVTAPADGARYREGTRSIEVRGAAWAGDDTVARVDVTIDGGATWIEAAMTPPRNRYDWVRWHVSLPLAGDGAYEIFARATDSQGRAQPFRAANWNPNGYGCNVMHRVAITVGPEA encoded by the coding sequence ATGCAGGATAAACCCGAGGTTGGTTTCGCACTATCGGCAAAAAAGGGTCTGAGCCTTCTGGGCGAGACTCCGCTGGTGGCCGAAACGCCCGAAGAGTTGCTCGACGACGAGACGACGCCGGTCGCGCGGTTCTTCGTGCGCAACAACGGCCTTCTGCCCCGGCCTGCGGACGATCCCGAGGCCTGGACTTTCACCGTCGACGGCGAGGTGGAGCATCCGCTTCGCCTGACCCTGGCGGAGCTGAAGAGCCTGTTTCCGCACAAGACCTTCCGCATGGTGCTCGAATGCGGCGGCAACGGGCGTTCCTTCTTCGAGCCCAAGGCTGAAGGCAATGCCTGGACGAATGGCGGCGCCGGCTGCGCCGAATGGACGGGCGTCTCGCTGGGCGACGTGCTGCGCGCGGCGGGCCTGAAGGATACCGCCCTGTTCACGGGCCATTTCGGCGCCGATCCCGACAAGAACGGAAGCCGCGAGCAGCAGGCCATGTCGCGCGGCATGCCCATCGCCAAGGCCCTCGAGGAGCACACGCTCCTGGTCTGGGCCATGAACGGCGAGCCCCTGCCGTTCATTCATGGCGGTCCTCTTCGTCTCGTCGTGCCCGGCTGGCCGGGCTCCTTGAGCCAGAAGTGGTTGACGCGGATCTGGATCCGCGACCGCGAGCACGATGGGCCGGGCATGACCGGCCTGTCCTACCGGCTGCCGGTCCATCCCCTGGCCCCGGGGGCGGACGGGCGGGGCGTGGAAACCCGGATCCTCGAATCGATGCCCGTGCGCAGCATCGTCACCGCGCCGGCCGATGGGGCGCGCTACCGGGAAGGCACCCGCTCCATCGAGGTGCGAGGCGCCGCCTGGGCGGGCGATGACACGGTGGCTCGTGTCGACGTGACCATCGACGGCGGCGCGACCTGGATCGAAGCCGCGATGACCCCGCCGCGCAACCGCTACGACTGGGTGCGCTGGCACGTATCGCTGCCCCTGGCCGGCGACGGTGCTTACGAGATCTTTGCCCGGGCAACGGATTCACAGGGCCGTGCTCAGCCCTTCCGCGCGGCCAACTGGAATCCGAACGGCTACGGCTGCAACGTCATGCACCGGGTGGCGATCACGGTCGGGCCGGAGGCTTGA
- a CDS encoding threonine/serine dehydratase, which yields MPITRAEIEAAHARIAPHIRRTPVLNMAHAFGHDGSVSLKLEFLQHAGSFKTRGAFNTLLSKDVPAVGVAAASGGNHGAAVAYAAKQLGVKARIFVPEISSPAKIAVIRSHGAEVVIGGARYADAQAACDLYVEESGALRVHPFGAESTMIGQGTAALEWEQDAPGLDTVLVAVGGGGLISGVASWWAGRVKVVGVEPEGSRALHASLEAGRPVDVDVDSVAADSLGAKNTGDLVYSICRDTVDHVALVTDAAIRDAQRMLWRDYRIASEPGGAAALAALVSGAYKPRSGERVGVLLCGANVELAKLAEITHP from the coding sequence ATGCCCATCACCCGCGCCGAGATCGAAGCGGCCCATGCCCGCATCGCCCCTCATATCCGCCGGACGCCCGTCCTGAACATGGCACACGCCTTCGGCCATGACGGGTCGGTGAGCCTGAAGCTCGAATTCCTGCAGCACGCGGGCTCGTTCAAGACCCGTGGCGCCTTCAACACCCTGCTGTCCAAGGACGTCCCCGCAGTGGGCGTCGCGGCCGCGTCCGGCGGCAATCACGGGGCGGCCGTGGCCTATGCGGCGAAGCAGCTGGGCGTGAAGGCACGCATCTTCGTGCCGGAGATCTCGAGCCCGGCCAAGATCGCCGTCATCCGCTCGCACGGAGCCGAGGTGGTGATCGGCGGCGCGCGCTATGCGGATGCTCAAGCCGCCTGCGATCTCTACGTGGAGGAGAGCGGGGCCCTGCGCGTCCATCCCTTCGGGGCCGAGAGCACCATGATCGGCCAGGGCACGGCCGCCCTCGAATGGGAGCAGGATGCGCCTGGCCTCGACACGGTCCTCGTGGCGGTCGGCGGCGGCGGTCTCATCAGCGGCGTGGCGAGCTGGTGGGCCGGGCGCGTGAAGGTGGTGGGCGTGGAGCCGGAAGGATCGCGCGCGCTCCATGCCTCGCTCGAAGCCGGACGGCCCGTCGACGTGGACGTGGATTCGGTCGCGGCCGATTCGCTCGGCGCGAAGAACACCGGCGATCTGGTCTATTCCATCTGCCGGGATACGGTGGATCACGTGGCGCTCGTCACGGACGCAGCGATCCGCGATGCGCAACGGATGCTGTGGCGCGATTATCGCATCGCATCCGAGCCCGGCGGCGCGGCCGCACTGGCGGCTCTCGTTTCGGGCGCCTATAAACCCCGCTCGGGCGAGCGCGTCGGCGTGCTTCTCTGCGGCGCCAATGTCGAGCTCGCCAAACTGGCCGAGATTACCCATCCTTGA
- a CDS encoding HpcH/HpaI aldolase/citrate lyase family protein, with protein MIPIRPRRSALYMPGSNARAIEKAKTLAADVVIFDLEDAVAPDLKAQAREHVCAAVQAGGYGRREVVIRINALETPWGEADLAAAVSAAPDAILVPKVSSAETLAAVGLRLRKLGAAERTRIWAMIETPLAILRAESIASAAHDVDTRLSCFVMGTNDLAKDARSRLLPGRAAMLPWLMTALAAARAHGVDILDGVYNTLSDESGFRAECEQGRDCGFDGKTVIHPDQIGTANAIFAPSEHEIESARTIAAAFEQPENRAKGAISLNGRMVERLHAEMARRTLALADAISKQTT; from the coding sequence ATGATCCCGATTCGCCCGCGCCGCAGCGCCCTCTACATGCCCGGATCCAATGCCCGCGCCATCGAGAAGGCGAAGACGCTGGCAGCCGACGTGGTGATCTTCGACCTGGAGGACGCGGTCGCGCCCGACTTGAAGGCGCAGGCGCGCGAGCATGTCTGCGCGGCCGTTCAGGCCGGAGGTTATGGCCGGCGGGAAGTGGTGATTCGCATCAATGCCCTCGAGACGCCCTGGGGAGAGGCCGATCTCGCGGCCGCCGTCTCGGCCGCGCCCGACGCGATCCTCGTGCCGAAGGTGTCCTCGGCCGAAACGCTCGCGGCGGTGGGGCTGCGCCTGCGCAAGCTCGGCGCTGCGGAGCGCACCCGGATCTGGGCCATGATCGAGACGCCACTTGCCATTCTCCGGGCGGAATCCATCGCGAGCGCGGCGCACGACGTCGACACGCGCCTGTCCTGCTTCGTCATGGGCACCAACGATCTCGCCAAGGACGCCCGCAGCCGCCTGCTGCCCGGGCGCGCCGCGATGCTGCCCTGGCTGATGACGGCGCTCGCCGCCGCGCGGGCGCATGGCGTCGACATTCTCGACGGGGTCTACAACACCCTGTCCGATGAAAGCGGATTTCGCGCCGAATGCGAACAGGGCCGCGATTGCGGCTTCGACGGCAAGACCGTGATTCATCCGGACCAGATCGGCACAGCCAATGCGATCTTCGCGCCGTCGGAACATGAGATCGAGAGCGCGCGGACGATCGCCGCAGCCTTCGAGCAGCCGGAGAACAGGGCCAAGGGCGCCATCAGCCTCAACGGCCGCATGGTCGAGCGGCTTCATGCCGAGATGGCGAGGCGGACATTGGCGCTGGCGGATGCGATATCGAAGCAAACTACGTAA
- a CDS encoding carbonic anhydrase yields the protein MFPQRLTDGYRAFLDDRFPREKNRFETLAEKGQSPEVMVIGCCDSRVSPEVIFDASPGELFVVRNVANLVPPFETGGDYHGTSAALEFAVQALRVKHIVVLGHARCGGIRAFADDTAPLSPGDFIGRWMNLIKPAGERLGPHGGDLDSYLPRLELAAIENSLQNLMTFPCVRILVERGKLQLHGAYFGVATGVLLVRDPDTGEFKPAVEGAPGPVSAFRAQEVRE from the coding sequence ATGTTTCCCCAACGTCTGACCGATGGCTACCGCGCGTTCCTCGACGATCGCTTTCCGCGCGAGAAGAACCGCTTCGAGACCCTGGCCGAGAAAGGCCAGTCGCCGGAAGTGATGGTGATCGGCTGCTGCGACAGCCGCGTCTCCCCGGAGGTGATCTTCGATGCGAGCCCCGGCGAGCTGTTCGTGGTGCGCAACGTGGCGAACCTGGTGCCGCCGTTCGAGACGGGCGGCGATTACCACGGCACCTCGGCGGCGCTCGAATTCGCCGTGCAGGCGCTGCGCGTGAAGCATATCGTCGTGCTCGGCCATGCCCGCTGCGGCGGCATCCGGGCCTTTGCCGACGACACGGCCCCCCTGTCACCGGGCGATTTCATCGGCCGCTGGATGAACCTGATCAAGCCCGCGGGCGAGCGTCTGGGCCCGCATGGCGGCGATCTCGACAGCTACCTGCCCCGTCTCGAACTCGCCGCCATCGAGAACAGCCTGCAGAATCTCATGACGTTCCCTTGTGTGCGGATCCTCGTGGAGCGCGGCAAGCTCCAGCTCCACGGCGCCTATTTCGGAGTGGCGACCGGGGTTCTGCTCGTGCGCGATCCGGACACGGGAGAGTTCAAGCCGGCCGTCGAGGGTGCGCCGGGACCCGTCTCGGCATTCCGAGCGCAAGAGGTCCGGGAATAG
- a CDS encoding DUF429 domain-containing protein, which produces MWVAGIDGCRAGWIAVLMRVDDPGIHRIVTAPTFEAIADAPERPAIIAVDMPVGLPDRTEGSGRLPERLIRPLLGERQSSVFAIPSRRAVETTDYGEACGVAAATSDPPRKVSRQGFALFQKIREIDALLRARPDLVSRVHEVHPELAFWALNGGRALDRPKKVKGTPYGPGMALRSDLLRRSGLCPGSLIDAPPPRGAAQDDLLDALAGLTVALDLARGGGLSFPDPPGRDAHGLPVAIWTLREQPQG; this is translated from the coding sequence ATGTGGGTTGCGGGAATCGATGGCTGCCGAGCCGGGTGGATCGCGGTTCTGATGCGAGTGGACGATCCGGGCATCCACCGAATCGTGACGGCACCGACCTTCGAGGCCATCGCCGATGCGCCGGAGCGGCCCGCAATCATCGCCGTGGACATGCCTGTCGGCCTGCCGGACCGGACGGAAGGATCGGGCCGCCTGCCGGAGCGGCTGATTCGCCCCCTGCTCGGCGAGCGGCAATCCTCCGTCTTCGCCATTCCCTCGCGCCGCGCCGTGGAAACAACCGATTACGGAGAGGCCTGCGGGGTAGCCGCCGCCACCTCCGATCCGCCGCGAAAGGTGTCGCGGCAAGGCTTTGCCCTCTTCCAGAAGATTCGCGAGATCGATGCGCTGCTGCGGGCCCGGCCTGATCTGGTCTCCCGCGTCCATGAGGTCCATCCCGAACTCGCCTTCTGGGCGCTGAACGGTGGACGGGCGCTCGACCGGCCTAAGAAGGTGAAGGGGACGCCCTACGGGCCCGGCATGGCGCTTCGCAGCGACCTGCTGAGGCGATCCGGGCTTTGTCCCGGCAGCCTGATCGATGCGCCGCCGCCGCGTGGCGCCGCCCAGGACGACCTGCTCGATGCGCTTGCGGGGTTGACCGTGGCGCTGGATCTCGCGAGAGGTGGAGGACTGTCTTTTCCCGATCCGCCCGGCCGTGATGCGCACGGCCTGCCGGTCGCCATCTGGACGCTCCGCGAGCAGCCACAAGGTTGA
- a CDS encoding GNAT family N-acetyltransferase, with protein sequence MAALVRALDLHYVGADAARPLEPTLAMVERSMREAEGTRYALAFQHGRAVGLACFAVLRPGFRLSGLLFVKELFVEDHARGQAVGAGLMRWLADHARALGLSRIDLTTEGTNTRAQAFYERLGAERMDKVFYRFNLSTGVLTDD encoded by the coding sequence GTGGCCGCCCTGGTTCGGGCTTTGGACCTGCACTACGTCGGCGCTGACGCGGCCCGCCCCCTCGAGCCGACCTTGGCCATGGTCGAGCGCTCCATGCGGGAGGCGGAGGGCACGCGTTATGCCCTGGCCTTCCAGCACGGCCGTGCGGTGGGTCTCGCCTGCTTCGCGGTGCTGCGCCCCGGCTTCAGGCTGTCCGGCCTCCTCTTCGTCAAGGAACTGTTCGTGGAAGATCACGCCCGCGGGCAGGCGGTGGGCGCCGGGCTCATGCGCTGGCTGGCCGATCACGCCCGGGCCCTCGGCCTCTCCCGCATCGACCTGACGACCGAGGGCACCAACACGCGGGCCCAGGCGTTCTACGAGCGTCTGGGCGCCGAGCGGATGGACAAGGTGTTCTACCGCTTCAATCTCTCCACGGGTGTGCTGACGGACGATTGA
- a CDS encoding HWE histidine kinase domain-containing protein — protein sequence MHGNLRTAPADFLAGGGEMSALMEKFDWAGTSIGSMDVWPQSLRTTISIMLRSPIPMVLLWGPDGIMIYNDAYTVFAGGRHPRLLGSKVLEGWAEVADFNAHVMRVGMAGGTLSYRDQELTLYRNNVPEQVWMNLDYSPVIDETGKPGGVLAIVVETTERVLAERRIMAEKDRLRELFHQAPGFMVIYRGSNHVVELVNEAYYELVGRREIIGKPLVEALPEVADQGFIELLDNVYRTREPFVGHGISVYLQRDASKGPEERFVDFVYQPIRDGDGQITGIFAEGSDVTERVRSEEHQRLLLNELNHRVKNTLATVQSITSQTLRMAGSTKAAQEAIEARLFALSRVHDVLTRENWDGAWIKEVVRHAMQPFQATGHSRIHYHGHDVRLPPNTTLALAMVLQELATNAVKYGSLSNETGEVRISWHVDRSRELPHLLLTWEETGGPPVAPPSRRGFGTRLIERSLAQGHLAGEAKIDFSESGVLCIIDAPLIAAHEEPAQLTISEARS from the coding sequence GTGCACGGTAATCTGAGAACGGCGCCGGCCGATTTCCTCGCGGGCGGCGGGGAAATGTCGGCCCTGATGGAAAAATTCGACTGGGCCGGCACATCCATCGGATCCATGGATGTATGGCCCCAGAGCCTGCGAACCACCATCAGCATCATGCTGCGTTCGCCGATCCCCATGGTCCTTCTGTGGGGGCCGGACGGGATCATGATCTACAACGACGCCTACACGGTCTTCGCCGGCGGACGGCATCCCCGCCTCCTCGGCTCCAAGGTCCTGGAGGGCTGGGCGGAAGTGGCGGATTTCAACGCTCATGTGATGCGCGTGGGGATGGCTGGCGGCACGCTCTCCTACCGGGACCAGGAACTCACGCTCTACCGCAACAACGTCCCCGAACAGGTCTGGATGAACCTGGACTACAGTCCCGTCATCGACGAGACCGGCAAGCCCGGCGGCGTTCTCGCCATCGTGGTCGAGACGACCGAGCGGGTGCTCGCCGAGCGGCGGATCATGGCGGAGAAGGACCGCCTGCGCGAACTCTTTCACCAGGCACCCGGATTCATGGTCATCTATCGCGGATCCAACCACGTGGTGGAACTCGTCAACGAGGCCTATTACGAGCTGGTCGGCCGTCGCGAGATCATCGGCAAGCCGCTCGTGGAAGCCTTGCCCGAGGTGGCCGATCAAGGCTTCATCGAACTCCTCGACAACGTGTATCGAACGCGAGAGCCTTTCGTCGGCCATGGCATTTCGGTCTATCTGCAGCGCGATGCCTCGAAGGGTCCTGAAGAGCGCTTTGTCGATTTCGTCTATCAGCCGATCCGCGACGGCGATGGGCAGATCACCGGCATCTTCGCAGAAGGCAGCGACGTGACCGAGCGCGTCCGTTCCGAAGAGCACCAGCGGCTACTGCTCAACGAACTGAACCATCGCGTCAAGAACACCCTGGCGACGGTGCAGTCGATCACCTCGCAGACCTTGCGCATGGCAGGCTCGACGAAAGCCGCCCAGGAGGCGATCGAAGCCCGCCTGTTCGCACTCTCGCGCGTCCATGACGTGCTCACGCGCGAGAACTGGGACGGGGCGTGGATCAAGGAGGTGGTCCGGCACGCGATGCAACCGTTCCAGGCAACCGGTCACAGCCGCATCCACTATCACGGGCACGACGTCAGGCTCCCGCCCAACACGACCCTGGCTCTCGCCATGGTGCTCCAGGAACTCGCGACCAACGCGGTCAAATACGGTTCCTTGTCGAACGAGACGGGCGAGGTCCGAATCAGCTGGCACGTGGACCGTTCCCGTGAGTTGCCCCACCTTCTGCTGACCTGGGAGGAAACCGGGGGACCACCCGTCGCTCCGCCCTCCCGCCGAGGCTTCGGCACGCGGCTCATCGAGCGCAGCCTGGCGCAAGGGCATCTCGCTGGAGAGGCCAAGATCGATTTTTCCGAAAGCGGCGTCCTGTGCATCATCGACGCGCCGCTCATCGCGGCTCACGAGGAGCCGGCGCAGCTCACGATCTCAGAGGCTCGCTCGTAA
- a CDS encoding aspartate-semialdehyde dehydrogenase: protein MGFKIAVVGATGNVGREMLSILAERAFPADEVVALASRRSQGSEVSYGDKTLKTKTLDTYDFSDVDLCLMSAGGEVSKEWSPRIAAQGAVVIDNSSAWRYDPEVPLVVPEVNAEALRDIKKGIVANPNCSTAQLVVALKPLHDRATIKRVVVATYQSVSGAGKDGMDELDRQTKALYSLQDVQEKKFPKRIAFNLIPHIDVFMEDGYTKEEWKMMAETKKILDPKIKLTATCVRVPVFISHSEAVNVEFENAITADEARDILRSSPGIMVVDKREPGGYITPHEAAGEDATYISRIREDITVENGLSFWCVSDNLRKGAALNAVQIAEAMANRGLLKAKKQAA, encoded by the coding sequence ATGGGTTTCAAGATCGCGGTCGTCGGTGCGACCGGCAATGTGGGCCGCGAGATGCTGAGCATTCTCGCCGAGCGGGCCTTCCCGGCCGATGAGGTGGTGGCGCTGGCCTCCCGCCGCAGCCAGGGGTCGGAGGTTTCCTACGGCGACAAGACGCTCAAGACGAAAACCCTCGACACCTACGATTTCTCCGACGTCGATCTGTGCCTCATGTCCGCCGGCGGCGAGGTCTCCAAGGAATGGTCGCCCCGGATCGCCGCACAGGGCGCGGTCGTGATCGACAACTCCTCGGCCTGGCGCTACGACCCCGAGGTGCCGCTGGTGGTGCCGGAGGTGAATGCCGAGGCGCTGCGCGACATCAAGAAGGGCATCGTCGCCAACCCGAACTGCTCCACCGCCCAGCTTGTCGTGGCCCTGAAGCCGCTCCACGACCGCGCCACCATCAAGCGCGTGGTCGTCGCCACCTACCAGTCTGTTTCCGGCGCCGGCAAGGACGGCATGGACGAGCTCGACCGCCAGACCAAGGCGCTCTATTCCCTGCAGGACGTGCAGGAGAAGAAGTTCCCCAAGCGCATCGCCTTCAACCTGATCCCGCACATCGACGTGTTCATGGAGGACGGGTACACGAAGGAAGAGTGGAAGATGATGGCCGAGACCAAGAAGATTCTCGACCCCAAGATCAAGCTCACCGCCACCTGCGTGCGCGTCCCGGTCTTCATCAGCCACTCGGAAGCCGTCAACGTGGAGTTCGAGAACGCCATCACGGCCGACGAGGCGCGTGACATCCTGCGCTCGTCGCCCGGCATCATGGTGGTCGATAAGCGCGAGCCCGGCGGCTACATCACGCCCCACGAGGCGGCCGGCGAAGACGCCACCTACATCTCCCGCATCCGCGAGGACATCACGGTCGAGAACGGCCTGTCCTTCTGGTGCGTCTCCGACAACCTGCGCAAGGGCGCGGCGCTCAACGCCGTGCAGATCGCCGAGGCCATGGCCAATCGCGGCCTGCTGAAGGCGAAGAAGCAGGCGGCGTAA